A window of the Mannheimia granulomatis genome harbors these coding sequences:
- the priB gene encoding primosomal replication protein N — protein MNQRKLASNSPIDNCLILSGRVVSLVKQSLSPLGIPNYSFWLEHRSSQIEVNLERQAWCKIQVVLSGNQFSYLTQQIKLGERVRIKGFIHTHKDYNGLNQLVLHTEQIEFIDQEKPNGTLFPSS, from the coding sequence TTGAATCAGAGGAAGCTGGCGAGTAATTCGCCGATTGATAACTGTTTAATCTTAAGTGGCAGAGTTGTCAGTTTAGTTAAACAGAGCCTAAGCCCACTGGGGATTCCAAATTATAGTTTTTGGTTAGAACATCGTTCAAGTCAAATCGAAGTTAATTTAGAACGCCAAGCGTGGTGCAAAATCCAAGTGGTTTTGAGTGGCAATCAATTTAGTTATTTAACCCAACAAATTAAGCTCGGTGAGAGAGTGAGAATTAAAGGTTTTATCCATACTCACAAAGACTACAACGGTTTAAACCAATTAGTTTTACACACCGAACAAATTGAATTTATAGATCAGGAGAAGCCAAATGGCACGTTATTTCCGTCGTCGTAA
- the rsxB gene encoding electron transport complex subunit RsxB — protein MLDLPIIAYILVAIAIIALIFGAVLGYSSIKLKVEADPIVEKIDALLPQSQCGQCGYPGCKPYAEAIANGDVITKCVPGGQPLVVNLAELLGVEVPAIDGMVEPEVKVAFVIEDMCIGCTKCIQACPVDAIIGTNKAMHTVIADLCTGCELCVAPCPTNCIEMIPIKQTTKSWNWQFDQNLIIPIVNTTELQKKLVTGGGQNEPS, from the coding sequence ATGTTAGATCTTCCAATTATTGCCTATATCCTTGTTGCTATTGCGATTATTGCTCTGATTTTCGGGGCGGTATTAGGCTATTCCTCAATCAAACTTAAAGTAGAAGCCGATCCTATTGTTGAAAAAATTGATGCTTTGTTACCGCAAAGCCAATGTGGACAATGTGGTTACCCCGGCTGTAAACCTTATGCTGAAGCGATTGCCAATGGTGATGTAATCACTAAATGTGTACCGGGCGGGCAGCCTTTGGTAGTGAATCTTGCCGAGCTTTTAGGTGTTGAAGTGCCTGCAATAGATGGAATGGTAGAGCCTGAAGTGAAAGTGGCATTTGTAATTGAAGATATGTGCATTGGCTGCACTAAATGTATTCAAGCCTGTCCGGTGGATGCGATTATCGGTACCAATAAAGCAATGCACACTGTGATTGCTGATCTTTGCACAGGTTGCGAGCTATGCGTTGCGCCTTGCCCGACTAACTGTATTGAAATGATTCCGATAAAACAAACAACAAAATCTTGGAATTGGCAATTTGACCAAAATTTAATTATCCCGATTGTGAATACGACCGAACTACAAAAAAAATTAGTGACCGGCGGAGGGCAAAATGAGCCATCCTAA
- the dnaQ gene encoding DNA polymerase III subunit epsilon, whose protein sequence is MSDPIIRQVVLDTETTGMNMAGGPPQIGHNIIEIGAVEVINRRLTGRTYHVYIKPPREVDAEAIAVHGITNEFLRDKPVFAEIADEFLAFIKGAELIIHNAPFDVAFMDQEFSYLPNPPAKTAEMCTVTDSLQMARKMYPGKRNNLDALCDRLGIDNSKRILHGALLDAEILADVFLMMTGGQISLLGEEEVETSPISVDTEEELPSIVLNADDAIILKATDEEETSHLALLKLIEKKSKGNCLWAKAFTEEAENLN, encoded by the coding sequence ATGAGTGACCCGATTATACGCCAAGTTGTTCTTGATACTGAAACTACAGGGATGAATATGGCAGGAGGACCGCCACAAATAGGGCATAATATTATTGAAATCGGTGCAGTTGAAGTCATTAACCGCCGCCTAACAGGCAGAACTTATCATGTCTATATCAAACCGCCTCGTGAAGTTGATGCAGAAGCCATTGCAGTTCATGGTATTACAAATGAATTTTTGCGAGATAAGCCCGTTTTTGCAGAAATTGCCGATGAGTTTTTAGCATTCATCAAAGGCGCAGAATTAATTATCCACAATGCCCCCTTCGATGTGGCGTTTATGGATCAAGAATTTTCTTACCTACCAAATCCTCCGGCTAAAACGGCTGAAATGTGTACCGTTACTGATAGCCTACAAATGGCCCGCAAAATGTATCCGGGAAAACGTAACAATTTAGACGCATTATGTGACCGTTTAGGCATTGATAACAGTAAACGTATCCTTCATGGTGCTTTACTGGATGCGGAAATTCTAGCCGATGTATTCTTAATGATGACAGGTGGTCAGATTTCCTTATTAGGTGAGGAAGAAGTGGAAACTAGTCCAATAAGTGTGGATACAGAAGAGGAACTTCCAAGCATTGTGTTAAATGCTGATGATGCCATTATTTTAAAAGCGACAGATGAAGAAGAAACATCACATTTAGCATTATTGAAATTAATTGAAAAAAAATCAAAAGGAAACTGCTTATGGGCAAAAGCATTTACTGAAGAAGCAGAAAACCTTAATTAA
- a CDS encoding ABC transporter permease: MKKNLGWKTLSLLITLIILLPLLAIGYHALSGDSENLAHLWNTMLPIYIKNTSLLVLGTVFLALFFALPTAWIMANYQFWGQKTLQWLLCLPLAMPAYLIAYLYTDLLDYSGALQEMLRNIFGWQRPQDYWFPQIRTLYGACFVLALVLYPYIFLLVRVALLEQSENLTHSAKMLGASPAEIFRRITLPLIRPAIAIGAALVAMETLGDFGTVAYFAVPTLTTAIYDSWLGYHDLGTASQIAIFMLLMIFLFLSLEQYSRRKQQSYQRGYEKKSAFKQLKGWKLVLALTWCWGLLALAFFIPLARLLYWAYHYFEQSWNLDFVQFAINSLKVSVIASVITVLFALILHFANRLAVGKFSVKSARLLLQFSSLGYAIPGTVLAIGLLSPLTFADHNLHAILKSLELSPVGLIFSGSLFALVIAYTVRFLAMAIGSLETSFGKISPSLDMASQTLGKSGLKMFKHIHIPLIYKGILTGGLMVFIESMKELNASLLLRPFNFDTLATHVFTFTSDEQLEQAALPAIVLVLVGLLPVIWLTRSLISQSEKER; encoded by the coding sequence ATGAAAAAAAACCTCGGCTGGAAAACCCTTTCCCTACTAATTACGTTAATTATCCTCCTACCACTACTGGCTATCGGCTATCACGCCCTCAGTGGTGATTCGGAGAATTTGGCACATCTATGGAATACCATGTTGCCGATTTACATCAAAAATACCAGCTTATTAGTATTAGGAACCGTATTCCTCGCTCTTTTTTTTGCTCTTCCAACGGCTTGGATCATGGCAAATTATCAATTTTGGGGACAAAAAACCTTACAGTGGCTACTCTGTCTGCCACTTGCAATGCCCGCCTATTTAATTGCCTATCTTTATACCGATCTGCTCGACTACTCAGGTGCATTGCAAGAAATGCTAAGAAATATTTTCGGCTGGCAACGTCCACAAGATTATTGGTTTCCACAAATCCGCACCCTTTACGGTGCCTGCTTTGTACTTGCCTTAGTGCTTTACCCTTATATCTTCCTACTGGTTCGAGTCGCATTATTAGAACAATCGGAAAATCTAACCCACAGTGCCAAAATGCTTGGGGCATCACCGGCAGAAATTTTCCGCAGGATTACCTTGCCATTGATTCGCCCGGCAATTGCCATTGGAGCAGCTTTAGTTGCAATGGAAACCTTAGGAGATTTTGGAACTGTCGCCTATTTTGCCGTACCAACTTTAACAACCGCCATTTATGACTCTTGGCTGGGTTATCACGACCTTGGTACCGCCAGCCAAATTGCTATTTTTATGTTGCTGATGATTTTCCTGTTTTTAAGCCTCGAACAATACAGCCGCCGCAAACAGCAAAGCTATCAAAGGGGATACGAAAAAAAATCAGCCTTTAAACAACTTAAAGGTTGGAAATTAGTTTTAGCACTTACCTGGTGCTGGGGCTTGCTTGCCCTTGCCTTTTTTATTCCGCTTGCAAGACTGCTCTACTGGGCCTATCATTATTTTGAACAGTCTTGGAATTTAGATTTCGTCCAATTTGCAATAAATAGCTTAAAAGTGTCAGTTATTGCTTCTGTTATTACTGTACTGTTCGCCTTAATACTCCATTTTGCTAACCGTCTTGCTGTTGGTAAATTTTCGGTAAAATCTGCCCGCTTGTTGCTACAGTTTTCATCATTAGGTTACGCTATTCCCGGTACAGTCTTAGCAATTGGCTTGCTTTCTCCACTGACGTTTGCCGATCATAATTTACATGCTATTTTAAAGAGTCTTGAACTTTCACCGGTCGGCTTGATTTTCTCAGGCTCCTTATTTGCTCTGGTGATTGCCTATACAGTACGTTTTTTGGCAATGGCAATCGGAAGTCTGGAAACCTCATTCGGAAAAATTTCACCATCACTTGATATGGCAAGCCAAACGCTTGGTAAAAGTGGGTTAAAAATGTTTAAACATATTCATATCCCACTGATTTATAAAGGCATTTTAACCGGTGGTTTAATGGTATTTATCGAAAGTATGAAAGAGCTAAATGCTTCACTCTTGTTACGCCCGTTTAATTTTGACACCCTTGCCACCCATGTATTTACCTTTACCTCTGATGAACAATTAGAGCAAGCAGCTCTACCTGCGATTGTGTTAGTATTGGTCGGACTGTTGCCTGTCATCTGGCTGACAAGATCGCTGATTTCGCAATCGGAAAAAGAACGATAA
- the ettA gene encoding energy-dependent translational throttle protein EttA: MSTQFVYTMHRVGKVVPPKRHILKDISLSFFPGAKIGVLGLNGAGKSTLLRIMAGVDKEFEGEARPQPGIKIGYLPQEPKLDPQQTVREAVEEAVAEVKNALTQLDEVYAMYADENADFDKLAAKQAELEAIIQAHDGHNLQNQLERAADALRLPDWDAKIEHLSGGERRRVALCRLLLEKPDMLLLDEPTNHLDAESVAWLERFLHDYEGTVVAITHDRYFLDNVAGWILELDRGEGIPWEGNYSSWLEQKEKRLAQEQAAESARQKSIEKELEWVRQNPKGRQAKSKARMARFEELNSGEYQKRNETNELFIPPGPRLGDKVIEVEGLSKSYGDRTLIDNLSFSIPKGAIVGIIGANGAGKSTLFRMLSGQEQPDSGSIVMGETVTLASVDQFRDSMDDKKTVWEEVSNGQDILTIGNFEIPSRAYVGRFNFKGVDQQKRVGELSGGERGRLHLAKLLQRGGNVLLLDEPTNDLDVETLRALENAILEFPGCAMVISHDRWFLDRIATHILDYGDEGKVTFYEGNFSDYEEWKKKTFGEAATQPHRMQYKRIAK; encoded by the coding sequence ATGTCAACTCAATTTGTTTATACGATGCACCGTGTCGGTAAAGTTGTACCGCCAAAGCGTCATATCCTTAAAGATATTTCTTTAAGTTTTTTCCCGGGTGCAAAAATTGGTGTACTCGGTTTAAACGGAGCCGGTAAATCAACCCTATTACGTATTATGGCAGGTGTGGATAAGGAGTTTGAAGGCGAAGCTCGTCCACAGCCGGGCATTAAAATCGGCTACTTGCCACAAGAGCCTAAACTTGACCCGCAACAAACCGTGCGTGAAGCGGTGGAAGAAGCGGTAGCGGAAGTCAAAAATGCCTTAACGCAACTTGATGAAGTCTATGCGATGTACGCTGATGAAAATGCGGATTTTGATAAGTTAGCGGCTAAACAGGCGGAACTGGAAGCGATTATTCAAGCCCACGACGGTCATAATCTGCAAAACCAATTAGAGCGTGCCGCCGATGCGTTACGTCTGCCGGATTGGGATGCTAAGATCGAGCATTTATCAGGGGGTGAACGTCGTCGTGTGGCACTTTGCCGTCTGTTGCTCGAAAAACCAGATATGTTGTTGTTAGACGAACCGACCAACCACTTGGATGCAGAATCTGTGGCATGGTTAGAACGCTTCTTACACGACTACGAAGGCACAGTAGTAGCGATTACCCACGACCGTTACTTCTTAGACAACGTGGCAGGTTGGATTTTAGAGCTTGACCGTGGTGAGGGTATTCCTTGGGAAGGTAACTACTCTTCTTGGTTAGAACAGAAAGAGAAACGTTTGGCACAAGAGCAAGCGGCAGAATCTGCTCGTCAAAAATCGATTGAGAAAGAATTGGAATGGGTACGCCAAAATCCTAAAGGTCGCCAAGCGAAAAGTAAAGCGCGTATGGCACGTTTTGAAGAGCTTAACAGCGGCGAATACCAAAAACGTAACGAAACCAACGAATTGTTTATTCCACCAGGTCCAAGACTAGGCGATAAAGTAATTGAAGTGGAAGGTTTAAGTAAATCTTACGGAGACCGCACTTTAATTGATAATTTATCTTTCTCGATTCCGAAAGGGGCGATTGTCGGCATTATCGGGGCGAACGGTGCGGGTAAATCAACCCTATTCCGTATGCTTTCAGGGCAAGAACAACCGGATTCAGGTTCTATTGTAATGGGTGAGACTGTTACCCTTGCCTCTGTGGATCAGTTCCGTGATTCAATGGATGATAAAAAAACGGTGTGGGAAGAAGTGTCTAACGGGCAAGATATTCTGACAATCGGCAACTTTGAGATTCCAAGCCGTGCTTATGTTGGACGTTTCAACTTCAAAGGCGTGGATCAACAAAAACGTGTCGGCGAGTTATCAGGCGGTGAGCGTGGTCGTTTACACTTAGCGAAGCTTCTCCAACGTGGCGGTAACGTACTGTTACTGGACGAACCAACCAACGACCTTGACGTCGAAACCCTGCGTGCGCTAGAAAATGCGATCTTAGAATTCCCGGGCTGTGCAATGGTGATTTCACACGACCGCTGGTTCTTAGACCGTATTGCTACCCATATTTTAGACTACGGCGATGAAGGCAAAGTGACTTTCTACGAAGGTAACTTCTCTGACTATGAAGAATGGAAGAAGAAAACTTTTGGAGAAGCTGCGACTCAGCCACATCGTATGCAATATAAGCGTATCGCGAAATAA
- a CDS encoding Fe(3+) ABC transporter substrate-binding protein: MKKALSTLALAVSAFASTTTFAANEVNVYSYRQPYLIEPMLKNFEKDTGIKVNVIFADRGLVDRVKKEGELSPADILLTVDISRVMEIVNAGLSQKIESKVLEKNIPAQFRDSQGDWFGLTTRARVIYTSKDRVGKLPAGFDYLDLAKPEYKGKVCVRSGKNSYNVSLFASMIEHYGVEKTKAFLEGLKANLAQKPQGGDRDQVKAIKEGICDYALGNSYYYGKMLDDEKQKAWAESAIINFPSGKYGTHKNISAVAVAKHAPNKANAVKLIEYLSGDKAQGLYAELNHEYPVKADVQPSALVKGWGEFSSDTIKLEDIAKHYEAALKLVDEVKFDDFAEKK, from the coding sequence ATGAAAAAAGCCCTTTCTACTCTCGCACTTGCAGTTTCTGCTTTTGCATCAACTACTACTTTTGCTGCTAATGAAGTAAACGTTTATTCTTACCGCCAGCCGTATTTAATTGAGCCAATGCTGAAAAACTTTGAAAAAGATACCGGCATTAAAGTAAATGTTATCTTCGCAGATCGTGGCTTAGTTGATCGTGTGAAAAAAGAGGGCGAACTTAGCCCGGCAGACATACTTTTAACCGTAGATATCTCGCGTGTTATGGAGATTGTAAATGCCGGTTTATCACAAAAAATTGAATCAAAAGTATTAGAGAAGAACATTCCTGCACAATTCCGTGACTCTCAAGGTGACTGGTTCGGTTTAACCACTCGTGCACGTGTAATCTATACATCGAAAGATCGAGTAGGCAAATTACCGGCAGGTTTTGACTACTTAGACTTAGCTAAACCGGAATATAAAGGCAAGGTTTGTGTCCGCTCAGGTAAAAACTCTTACAACGTATCGCTCTTTGCTTCAATGATAGAACACTACGGTGTAGAAAAAACCAAAGCATTCCTAGAAGGCTTAAAAGCAAACTTAGCACAGAAACCACAAGGTGGCGACCGTGACCAAGTAAAAGCAATTAAAGAAGGTATTTGTGACTACGCTTTAGGCAATAGCTACTACTATGGCAAAATGTTAGATGACGAAAAACAAAAAGCCTGGGCAGAATCTGCAATCATTAACTTCCCAAGTGGTAAATACGGTACACATAAAAATATCAGTGCCGTTGCAGTTGCAAAACACGCACCGAATAAAGCAAACGCAGTTAAATTGATTGAATACCTCAGTGGCGATAAAGCACAAGGTTTATATGCAGAACTCAACCACGAATATCCGGTAAAAGCTGATGTTCAACCATCTGCTCTAGTGAAAGGCTGGGGTGAATTCTCATCTGACACCATCAAATTAGAAGACATCGCAAAACACTATGAAGCAGCGTTAAAATTAGTGGATGAAGTTAAATTTGATGATTTCGCTGAGAAAAAATAA
- the rsxA gene encoding electron transport complex subunit RsxA: protein MVDYILLVISTALINNFVLVKFLGLCPFMGVSKKVETAIGMGLATTFVLTVASLSAYLVETYLLVPLNAQFLRTLVFILVIAVIVQLTEMIVHKTSPMLYRLLGIYLPLITTNCAVLGVALLNVNLANNLVESVLYGFGAAAGFSLVLVLFAALRERLAAADVPRPFQGASIALITAGLMSLAFMGFTGLVKL, encoded by the coding sequence ATGGTCGATTATATTTTGTTAGTCATCAGCACTGCCTTAATTAATAACTTTGTCCTAGTAAAATTTTTAGGACTTTGTCCGTTTATGGGCGTGTCGAAAAAAGTTGAAACTGCAATCGGAATGGGGCTTGCCACCACTTTCGTGTTAACAGTTGCCTCACTTTCTGCCTATTTGGTGGAAACTTACCTGCTTGTGCCGTTAAATGCTCAGTTTTTAAGAACCTTGGTGTTTATTTTAGTGATTGCGGTAATTGTTCAGCTAACGGAAATGATCGTACATAAAACCAGCCCGATGCTTTATCGGCTATTAGGCATTTATTTACCGCTTATTACCACCAACTGTGCCGTACTTGGGGTGGCATTACTGAATGTGAATTTAGCCAATAACTTAGTGGAGTCTGTGCTTTACGGCTTTGGTGCGGCTGCTGGTTTTTCCTTAGTATTAGTCTTGTTTGCGGCCTTGCGTGAGCGTTTGGCGGCTGCCGATGTGCCGCGTCCATTCCAAGGGGCTTCTATTGCCCTGATTACTGCAGGTTTAATGTCGCTTGCCTTTATGGGCTTTACAGGGTTGGTGAAACTATAA
- the rsxC gene encoding electron transport complex subunit RsxC, giving the protein MSHPNLVIERIRQNKETGKLWDFPGGIHPMENKAQSNGKPIRRLNLPRFFYVPLVQHSGWAGELLVKVGDKVLKGQQLTKGDDYRQLPVHSPTSGRVIGIEPYPSAHPSGLPEMTVIIETDGKDEWDERQPIEDFLTLTSDQIIQKIYQYGIAGLGGAVFPTASKLNFADKCCKLLVINGAECEPYITCDDRLMQDYTHDIIEGIRILRYVLRPEEVVIAVEDNKPEAIKALEKALKGSNDMFVRTIPTKYPSGASDQLVQVLTGLEIPSGKRTIEMGIVMHNIGTAFAVKRAIIDDEPLIERVVTLTGDKIRNKGNVWARLGTPIQHLLEQVDYQADKRFPVFFGGPMMGFILPSLQAPITKTANCLIAPDHFEYAPPEPERACIRCSSCSDACPVGLLPQQLYWFARSEDHDKSKEYRLDACIECGVCAYVCPSYIPLIQYFRQEKAKIHEVEEKARKAEEAKQRFEAREARLQKEKEARTARITQAAEKRREEVANAGGIDPVKAALERLKAKKSDHTEQPVVQAKANGEPDNSDLMAQRKARRAAKLAEQEQAVKNNVETENHSPETALNDPRKAAVAAALARAKAKKATQQAVGNGENIANPDSEIETRRAVITPPDETDPRKAAVAAALARAKAKKMAQQAVGNSEYSAKLDETIGTNNHVPETVAEDPRKAAVAAALARAKAKKAAQQAVENSENFAKSDNENEIVGANGNAPETAVEDPRKAAVAAAIARAKAKKAAQQEKNNV; this is encoded by the coding sequence ATGAGCCATCCTAATTTAGTGATTGAGCGAATCCGCCAAAATAAAGAAACCGGAAAATTATGGGATTTCCCGGGTGGTATTCACCCTATGGAAAATAAAGCCCAATCGAATGGCAAGCCTATTCGTCGCTTAAATTTACCTCGCTTTTTCTATGTGCCGCTGGTGCAGCATTCCGGCTGGGCGGGTGAGCTATTGGTTAAAGTTGGGGATAAAGTCTTAAAAGGCCAGCAACTTACTAAAGGTGATGATTATCGTCAATTACCGGTGCATAGCCCGACCTCCGGTAGGGTTATCGGTATTGAGCCTTACCCCTCTGCACATCCCTCCGGATTGCCGGAAATGACGGTTATTATTGAAACCGACGGTAAAGATGAGTGGGATGAACGTCAGCCGATTGAGGATTTTCTAACTTTAACAAGCGATCAAATTATTCAAAAAATTTACCAATACGGTATTGCGGGGTTGGGCGGTGCGGTATTTCCAACGGCATCAAAACTAAATTTTGCCGATAAATGTTGTAAGTTACTGGTAATCAACGGGGCAGAATGTGAGCCATATATCACCTGTGATGATCGCTTAATGCAAGACTACACTCACGATATAATCGAGGGTATCCGCATTTTACGTTATGTGCTACGCCCTGAGGAAGTCGTCATTGCGGTGGAAGACAATAAGCCTGAAGCCATTAAGGCATTAGAAAAAGCATTAAAGGGCTCAAACGATATGTTTGTGCGAACGATTCCGACAAAATATCCATCGGGTGCTTCGGATCAACTGGTGCAAGTGCTGACAGGGTTGGAAATCCCTTCCGGCAAGCGAACCATTGAAATGGGCATTGTAATGCACAATATCGGTACGGCATTTGCAGTAAAACGGGCGATTATTGATGATGAGCCGTTAATTGAACGGGTAGTAACGCTTACCGGCGATAAAATCCGTAATAAAGGCAATGTGTGGGCAAGATTAGGGACGCCGATTCAGCATTTATTGGAACAGGTTGATTACCAAGCAGACAAACGCTTTCCGGTCTTTTTCGGTGGTCCGATGATGGGCTTTATTTTGCCCTCGTTACAAGCTCCGATCACCAAAACAGCTAACTGTTTAATCGCGCCGGATCATTTTGAATACGCACCACCGGAGCCGGAACGAGCTTGTATCCGTTGTTCGAGCTGCTCAGATGCCTGCCCGGTTGGATTATTACCGCAGCAACTTTATTGGTTTGCCCGTTCGGAAGATCACGATAAATCCAAAGAATACCGCCTAGATGCCTGTATTGAATGCGGTGTTTGTGCTTATGTTTGCCCAAGTTACATTCCGCTGATTCAATATTTTCGCCAAGAAAAAGCGAAAATTCATGAAGTGGAAGAAAAAGCCCGTAAAGCAGAGGAAGCCAAACAGCGTTTTGAAGCCCGAGAGGCTCGTTTACAAAAAGAAAAAGAGGCTCGTACTGCACGTATTACCCAAGCCGCTGAGAAACGCCGAGAAGAAGTGGCAAATGCCGGCGGAATTGATCCGGTTAAAGCCGCTCTTGAACGTTTGAAAGCGAAAAAATCGGACCACACAGAACAACCGGTTGTTCAAGCTAAAGCGAACGGTGAGCCGGACAACAGTGATTTAATGGCACAGCGTAAAGCCCGCCGAGCTGCAAAATTAGCAGAACAGGAACAAGCAGTTAAGAACAATGTAGAAACGGAGAATCATTCACCAGAAACCGCGCTTAATGACCCTCGCAAAGCAGCGGTTGCTGCCGCACTTGCTAGAGCCAAAGCGAAAAAGGCGACTCAACAAGCGGTCGGAAACGGTGAAAATATTGCAAATCCGGATAGTGAAATTGAAACCCGCAGGGCGGTGATTACTCCACCGGATGAGACAGACCCTCGCAAAGCAGCGGTTGCTGCCGCACTTGCTCGTGCTAAAGCGAAAAAAATGGCTCAACAAGCGGTCGGAAACAGTGAATATTCTGCAAAATTGGATGAAACCATAGGGACGAATAATCATGTTCCCGAAACTGTGGCAGAAGACCCGCGTAAAGCTGCCGTTGCTGCTGCATTAGCTCGGGCCAAAGCCAAGAAAGCGGCTCAACAAGCGGTTGAAAATAGTGAGAATTTTGCAAAATCGGATAATGAAAATGAAATCGTTGGGGCGAATGGTAATGCTCCTGAAACAGCAGTCGAAGATCCACGCAAAGCTGCTGTTGCGGCAGCCATAGCTCGAGCCAAAGCGAAAAAAGCGGCTCAACAGGAGAAGAATAATGTTTAG
- the rplI gene encoding 50S ribosomal protein L9 gives MQVILLDKVAHLGSVGDQVTVKSGFARNFLIPQGKAVMATSQNIAHFEARRAELEAKAAAALSAAQERAAKIAAIAAVSVSATAGDDGRLFGSISAKDIAEALTAAGVEVAKSEVRLGEGPLRTTGEHDVKVHLHPEVNATVTVNVVAE, from the coding sequence ATGCAAGTTATTTTATTAGACAAAGTTGCTCACTTAGGTTCTGTGGGTGACCAAGTAACAGTTAAATCTGGTTTTGCTCGTAACTTCTTAATCCCACAAGGTAAAGCAGTTATGGCAACTAGCCAAAACATTGCTCACTTCGAAGCTCGTCGTGCAGAATTAGAAGCGAAAGCGGCAGCAGCATTATCAGCAGCACAAGAGCGTGCAGCAAAAATTGCAGCTATCGCAGCAGTATCTGTATCTGCAACAGCAGGTGATGATGGTCGTTTATTCGGTTCAATCTCTGCAAAAGACATTGCTGAAGCATTAACAGCAGCAGGCGTTGAAGTTGCTAAATCTGAAGTTCGTTTAGGTGAAGGTCCACTTCGTACAACTGGCGAACATGATGTTAAAGTTCACTTACATCCGGAAGTGAATGCAACTGTAACAGTTAACGTAGTTGCTGAATAA
- a CDS encoding ABC transporter ATP-binding protein, whose protein sequence is MSVLTIKNLCLDFGQTSVLQSLNLAVNENEIICLLGASGCGKTTLLKAIAGLLPIEQGDIHLAEECLKSKAVENRQIGLIFQDYALFPHLTVAENIQFGLSKLAKTQQESITEQMLSVVKLQGLESRFPHELSGGQQQRVAIARALACRPQLLLLDEPFSNIDSQTRYAMIQEIKQILKSQNVPAIFVTHSKEEAFAFADKIAVMDKGKIIQFGRPNELYHSPVNPFVADFLGGTNYLSCTVSEEKLLRSPIGEFRLFPEMEVKKGACQWMLRPEQLILKPNELGLGKVVGKLFLGLYYRYQIAINGVELTAYQTQDLKLGEQVEVGFQVREFTLF, encoded by the coding sequence ATGTCTGTTTTAACTATCAAAAACCTCTGCCTCGATTTCGGGCAAACTTCGGTATTACAATCGCTTAATTTAGCGGTGAATGAAAATGAAATTATCTGCTTACTCGGTGCAAGCGGTTGTGGAAAAACCACGCTTTTAAAAGCGATCGCAGGTCTATTACCGATTGAACAAGGAGATATTCATTTGGCAGAAGAATGTCTGAAAAGCAAAGCGGTAGAGAATCGCCAAATCGGACTAATTTTCCAAGATTATGCCCTTTTCCCCCATTTAACTGTAGCAGAAAATATCCAATTTGGGCTGTCAAAACTAGCAAAAACCCAGCAAGAAAGTATTACGGAGCAAATGCTTTCCGTGGTGAAATTGCAAGGTTTGGAAAGCCGTTTCCCGCATGAACTTTCTGGTGGCCAACAACAGCGTGTTGCTATTGCACGAGCTTTGGCATGCCGTCCGCAATTACTGCTATTAGACGAACCTTTTTCGAACATTGATAGCCAAACCCGATATGCTATGATCCAAGAGATTAAACAAATCTTGAAAAGCCAAAATGTTCCTGCGATTTTCGTTACTCACAGCAAAGAAGAAGCCTTTGCCTTCGCAGATAAAATTGCCGTAATGGATAAAGGCAAAATTATCCAGTTCGGTAGACCAAATGAACTGTATCATTCACCGGTTAATCCCTTTGTTGCAGATTTTTTAGGTGGAACCAACTATCTAAGTTGCACCGTGAGCGAAGAAAAGTTACTACGTAGTCCGATTGGAGAATTTCGTCTTTTTCCAGAGATGGAGGTAAAAAAAGGCGCGTGCCAATGGATGCTACGCCCTGAACAGTTGATTTTAAAACCAAATGAACTAGGATTGGGTAAGGTGGTTGGTAAGTTATTTTTAGGACTCTACTACCGCTACCAAATCGCTATTAACGGTGTGGAACTGACTGCTTACCAAACTCAAGATTTGAAATTAGGTGAACAGGTTGAAGTTGGATTTCAAGTGCGAGAATTTACTTTATTTTAG
- the rpsR gene encoding 30S ribosomal protein S18 → MARYFRRRKFCRFTAENVVEIDYKDIATLKNYISESGKIVPSRITGTRAKYQRQLARAIKRARYLALLPYTDNHQ, encoded by the coding sequence ATGGCACGTTATTTCCGTCGTCGTAAGTTCTGCCGTTTTACAGCGGAAAATGTTGTTGAAATCGATTACAAAGATATCGCTACATTAAAGAACTACATTTCTGAAAGCGGCAAGATTGTTCCTAGCCGTATTACTGGTACTCGTGCGAAGTATCAACGTCAATTAGCTCGTGCGATCAAACGCGCTCGCTACCTTGCGTTACTTCCATATACTGATAACCACCAATAA